Sequence from the Bos javanicus breed banteng chromosome 11, ARS-OSU_banteng_1.0, whole genome shotgun sequence genome:
GGCACGCTCAGGGAAACAGAGGCGCCTGTAACGTTGTGGACATTCACTGTCCAGCCGCCAGGTCTCGGCTCGGCAGATGCACGGCTGTGCTGGGAGAAGCACCTGTGGGTGCACACGATGtgttttggggtgtgtgtgtatacgtacatgtgtgtaagtgtgtgtgtaccCGGGACTGTTGATCTGCAGATACCCGTGTGAGTGTTAGGGATGGGGTCGTGGGCATGTTGTCCTTGTTTGTGCGTGTGATCGTGTAGTGGGTGCAGCTGGCCCCACGGAGGAGCAGCTGGGCGGAGGAGACCACCTTCTCTGTCCTGGGACAGGGGCAGCCCGGGGCCACGAGTGCTCCtggaggccaggccagggctggcCCAAGGACCAGAGCCCCAGCTCTGGCAGCTTCTCCCACCTCCCGTCTCCGGAGGCCTGGAGGCAGCTGGAAATCAgcgggatggggggcaggagccAGAGGTTAATGTATGAGCTCCCGGTTCTCCAAACAGATGCTCCTGGAGGGAGATTTGACTGCCCCGGGCTGGAGCCAGGCACTGTCTGGGATGTGGACTGCAGGGCAGACCTGCAGGAGCCGGGGGTGGAGTTGGGGGGGTAGTGTCTGGGCCCGCACAGTCTGCCTCCTGCGGGCCTGTTGCTCGGAGAACGCGGAAAGCAGCCCTGGCctacctcacagggctgttgtgaagatGGTGGGTAACTATGGGGAAGGATGGGGCTCTGGGATTCGTTACAGTCCAGCCTGCTGTGGGGCTACCTGGGTCGTCCTGTTAGGTGTccggaagggagagggagagcaCGGGGAAGGGGCCTCCCCGAGGGGGCGATGAGGATGGAGGagccaccctccctgcccaccttgTGCTTCTCCAGTTCTTCCCGCACCAGCGAGGCTGCTCCTTCACCTGCAGACCAGTCGCCTCCCTAACGGTCGCTGGGAGGATTTGAGGAGAGGATGCGTAGGAAGCCCTCAGGGTTGTTCCCTGAGGCAGGTGCTCAGCAAACATTGGCACCACCTCTGTGTCGGGGCTGGTCCTGTGGACAGACACAGATGAGGGGAAGAGCTGGCCGCTTTGCTTCCGGCCCCTTCCCTGGTGATGCCGCCACACTAGGATCTCTGACAGGCATCTGTCTGAGGGCCTGGCCTCTGAGCTTCAGAGTCCCTTTGTCCCTGACCTGGACATGTGCCCTTTGGTCCTTCCTGTTTCCCAGGCCAGCGCCCCCTGTGCCAAGACCAGGAGACCCCTTTCCACTTCTCGATTGTAGGTTGACCTTACCCAGCCCCCGCAGGGGTCTCATCCAACTTCCAGAGGCACAGGAATCAGTGGGAGGTGGAGCCATGTGGTGATGGGGCCacgggatggggtgggagggctgAGGCTGGACGCTAGGCTCCAGGGGCTTGCTTGGTCCTTAGCCTGTAGGAGGTGGGACCAACTTTCCCTGGGGCTCCTGGGAAAGGCAGGGAGAAAACATCTGGTACCATGAGCTTAGCCAAGCTGCTGCCTTGATTAGTTCATCAAGTCAGAGATTTGGCAAACCTGTGTTTTTGCAGATTCCTAAGACAAGACATTCTGGGTGGAACCCCAGTGTATAAAAGCTGGGTGGTTCTTTTTTGTCCTTCTCTTGTTCTTGAGAGTTCTGAGAACTTGTAATTTTCAAGCACAGACCAGGGAGGGAGACACAGACAGAATGATGggcaggtgggggtgaggggtggggacagTTAAGGGTGGGGACACCCTTAACATCCACTCTGGGTGCTTGGTTCAGGTATCCTCTCCAACCCAGCCAAGAGGTGCAGTTTCCCAGGCTCTGCCCTTGCTAATAAGAGGTGGTTCCAGGTATCCCCTTGAGCTTTACTTTTCCTGGAGCCAAGGTGCCTTTGATGTCATTGGTGACCTGGAGCCCTGCTGTGTGGGGCCCGGCAGCCCTGTGCCCAACTGTGACCAGCCTATCCCTCAGAGGCCTGAATGGGAACAGGCTTGGGGGTGGGCCAGGGTCAAAGCCTTCCTGACGACTACATGGGTCCTGCCTCTACCTCTACAAACGCAGATGCTGAAGGTTCCCCGAGGTGGAGTCCCCTCCCTGCAGAGCTTCCTCAGGACACAGGGATACCAGTTTCTCTCCAAGAAGATTTTATTGAACGCACACACAAAATTCATCCTTGGATTTGCAGACTCAGTCCAGCAAGGGAAGAGACAGCAGTGCTCTTGTGAACATGGTGCTCTTGCCACCGGCCCCAGCCAGGGAGACCATGGGGTGGGCTCGGCTTCCCTGAGGCCACCGAGCACCTCTTGCCTTAAGACTCTGCCCCCCGTCAGGACAGGGCTCGGGGGTCTGCCCAGGATGGATCTGCAATCTCTGCTGAAACACCTGAGTGTCCTAGAGGCACCCGTGTGGCCCAGGCGTGACACAGCGCCCTGCTTCCGGTGGCCAGAGGACATTGCGGAGACTGAAAGAGAGGACTTGCCCCAGGGGCCGGGACTGACGAAGGTGCTCGTGTGGGGCCAGCAGCCCTTCACACCCCATGCTGTCGGAGCAAACCTCAGGGTCGGGCCTCGCTCACTCACGGGTGGGGGTGATCTCCCAGTCCCTCAGATGATGACAAGGCTCCCTGGGGTTATAGGGGCCTCTAGAAACCCCCTTGCCCCCTCAGACACCCCTGAGACTGTGTGTCTGACCATTCACAAATAGGAAATGAGAAATCAGGTCAAAATGTTCACAATTTCCTGCATGTCTCAGATGGTTGTTTTCTTAAATGGTTGGGCCATATTTTAACTTGGTTTATTGAAACTAGTCAATTTCAAGATTCCATCaaatcaataaaagtaaaaaggaaaagaaagataaaagaaataataacaaaacattTCAATTCAGCTTTGGTGATGTTGGCCTCAGGAACTTCTATGCTGGCAGGAATCAcaaggtgggcagggagggggtgaCTCCAAGCCCTCCTGCCTCCAGGCTGCCAGAAGCCAAGCCTGCTCACTCACCAGGGGCCTGGAGAGGGGCTTAGTGCCCTGCCCCCTCCTGCCCCAAGGAGCCAGGCACTGGGACCCTTGCATCTCTGTGGTGGTAAGCTTGGCCTTCCAGTGGGGGTCTGGGTGTCTGCTTCTCAGCTTTGCCCCCTGAGACCCACTCGACAAGAGTCTGAGCCTCATGTGATCATAACTGGAGACCAGGAGAACCTCTAGGGACCCAAGGGAGAGTGTGGACAGCGGCCGGACCCGTCCCAATGCTCTTGGGTTTGCCTGTTGCCGTCTTGTCTTCTATAATCAAAGTTGCTGGTGCTCCCGGCCCTCATGCAGGGCTGGCTGGGGCTTGGTTTGGTTACCACAAGGGATCCCGTGGATCCCTCAGCCCCCAGATCCCAACCAAGTCAGAAAAACGGAGGTGGAGGGGTTGGGGTGAAGACTCAGTAAAGAAAGAGTGTGCATATTGCTAGACAGGGTTTGGAAATGCCTCGCCAGGTAGATCCTccagctggggaggggtgggggaggggggttcctTACTTCAAACTCCAAACCACATGCCTCTCGTGCAGACGAGCTGGTGTACCGCCAACACTCGTGCCCATCAAGGTGGGGTGTGCGGGCTGGGCTGCAGCTGGGGCAAGAGAACGGGGCTCAGGAGGAGACATCCTGAGGACGCGCGGGGCTCCTGGTGGGCAGTTTCCAGAGGGAAGGTGGGTAAGATGTGGCCTGGGGCAATCGCTGGCCCAGCTGACCTCTTTAGTGCAAAACCCAACtaggggggcaggggaagggtcGGGACAGGACAGGCACCCAGGAGCTGGGTCGATTCCCAGGCTGGAACTGGCGCCATTCTCCAGAGATGGGCAGTGTGGAAAGGAGGAGGGGCGGCAGAGAGGGTTCCCATCCCTTCCCACCAGTAGAACCTGGGTAGAAACAGCAGCAGGGGAAGCAGGGCCGGCCGGCCTTGGCTCGCCCCACCCTCAGCGCTGCTCACTCGAAGGTCTCCCATTGCTTCCTGAGCTGCTCCACGGAGCCGGGGGCTGGGGCCGAGCTCACATCTTGCTTGGTTTTCCGTAACAAATCCTCAAAGGGGTCTCTGGCCTCTCGTGGAGCAGAGGGCTGCAGTGCTGGCTCCAGGCCCTGGGGGGGCCTGGCTGGGAGGagtgggggttctccaggcctcAGGGCCAGCCCTTGCTTGGCCTCGGCGGCCCTGGCACTTGAGCGGGCCAGGGGCAATGTTCGGATCCTCGAGGGGGCGACTGCTGGGGGACCCAGAGGCTGCAGGGAGTGGGTACCCATGGGCACTTGGCCAAAGAGGTTGGGCATGGAGAGGGCAGACAGGTTGGGCTGAGATCGATGTGGGGCACAGAAGCCAGAATTGGACAGCAGGAGGCTGGGGGCAAAGGCTGGccccagggaagcaggaggggcCCCAAAAGGCCCAGCTGGTGCAGAGACCAGGGGCATGGTGGGCAGTGTCGCTGGCAGAGGTGGGACAAAGGGGTTGAGTGATGGCTGTGGAAATGGGGTGGGGGTCCCCATGGGGGGAAAACTAAATTGGGGAGTAAATGGGGTGGCTACATTTGGGGCTGTAGGGCCTGGTGGAAGGGAGCTGCCCGACCAGGTTGTGTTAAGTGGGTCCAGCAGGGCCAGCAGGGCATCACTGCTGCTGCCGGCAGCCCCTGGGGCCAGGCTGAGTGGCTGGAGCAGTTCAGTGGGGTCTTGGGGTGCAGCACTGGAAAGGAGCCCAGGGAATGGGGTTGAGCTGAGGGCAGCCCGCCTTTCCCGCTCAGCCGGCAGTTGTTCCAAGAAGTCGCCAAGGGCGATGCCGGGGGCCTGGAGCTTGGCTGGGCGGGCAGTAGGAGGCGGGGGCACGATGCCCAGCTCTGGGGTCTTCCTGCCGTGGGGCCGGGGGATAGTGATGCTGCCCAGGGTGGGTGTGGGCACCTCCTCCTTGTCGCTGGGGTTCAGGAGGCCATTCTGGTTCTGGGGCCTGCAGGGTGAGGCCAGGGAGTTCCCGAGCAGGGCTGAGGGCTTCTCGGGGCAGGCGGCGGGCGGCTTGCTGGGGATGGCCATGTCATCCTGGCCTAGGCTCCAGAGCCTGCTGTGCGGGTGGGCGAGCTTCAAGGCCCCTGGTGTCCCACGGCTCCTGTCACTTCTGCCCAGGTCCAGCCTCTGCCGGAGAGAGCGAGGGAGGCAATGACTGCAGCTGACCGGGGACAGAtgggctctccccaccccctcctgtgTGCCAGGGGGACACTGGGGCTGTGGTCCTGGGAGTGTGGCCAGCTAGGTCTCTGGGGCTCAGGGAAGTTGGGGGCTCAGCCAAGATCAGCAGTAGAAAGCAAGCCCAGGTCTGTCTGGACTCTAGGCCAGGCTTCTCTCACTAGGGTGGCACAAAGGGTCTCCAGAAAAAGCCCTGTCTTTTCAAGCCAGCGCTGCCAATTAGTTTTAGGAAAAGGACTCCATCTGCTGACCCTCTACTGGCCTGACCCATTTTACTTTTCAAAGCATGTGGGCACTTTCAGCCACCCCTGAGCCCAAGAGGGCAAGTGAGGCTCGGGGGCTGGGTGAGGGCACACTGGCTGGGGCTGAAATAGGACTGGGCTCTGtccagctctgccacctgctGGGCCACGACCTGGGTGTCATGTCCCTTCTCTTGGCCTGAGCTCCCTCATTTGCAGCCTGGAAATAGCAATTCCCTACAGATGGGCTTGTGTGAATCATCggatatgtgtgctaagttgcgtcagtcgtgtccaactctttgaaaccccatggactgtagccccccaggctcctctgtccatggggattctccaggcaagaatactggagtgggttgccatgccctcctccaggggatcttcctgacccagggatcgaacccttgtctcttaacatctcctgcattggcaggtgtgttctttaccactagcaccccctggaTACGTGGGAGCTCTGTGAATTCCACACTGTGACCCAGGGACTGCAGAGTCAGCAGCCGCCTGGCACAAGTGAGGAGACAGGCACAGGTGGTGACAGACTGAAAGTCTCAAGGAAGATCAGGGGTCACAGGTGAGTATCCAGAGCCCCAGAGCTCTGATCCACAGGCTCTtcaaggagcctggtgaggtggGGACAATCCCAGCTCCATCAGGGGTCATGGCGCCGCCCATGAAGCAGCGGGCAGATTTTCATCAGGCTGTAGCTGTTCTCCAGCGATCACTGTGTGCGGGGCTCTGGCCACTGGCCCGCCCAGCAGAGTTTGCAGTCAGAGTGACTCTGAGCACTGGCTGAGGGACTTGGAAAAGTGGCTCTTTCTCCCTTGGTGTCTCACTGTCATGTGGGAAAACCTGCCTCATGTGCAGAAAGTGCCCCCAGCCCGTGCCCACCTCCAACCACCATACCTGATAGTCAAAGGTCCCCGGCTGCTCCCTCAGGTCTTTGGGGGTCCGAAGGTCTTCCAAGCTTTTGGCCTGGCCCAGCTGCTGCAGCGGGACTTCCATGTCGAGGTTGCTGAAGACATCCTCCAGGAGGTTGATGCTGGCGGCCCGGTCGtgtggagctggggtggggcccaCGGGCTCCCGCGCTCGCTGCTCCGGGCTTTCGGCCTCGTCGCCTGcactgtctgactccttgagtgTCCGATATGGCTGTGGCCTGGGGGGAGGCAGAGCAGGCTGGATTCTCCCACCCAGAGCCGTCCCAGAAGGAGCAAGCAGCCCCCACCCCGGAGAACTTCCAGGCCTCAAGGAGCACAGCTGGGAGCCTTGGGAGAGGAGAGCGTTCTGGGTCCCTGCGAGTGCAGGTGTCTGAACAGTGCctgtcagacagacagacagacctgGGCTGATCTCGGGTTCCGCTCACTGAggggccttgggcaagttgctctGGCTCTAGCTTGCACCAGGGAGCCCACTTAGTTTCCTCCAGACCACAAGACCTACCATAGAACTGGTCAGCAGGCTCCCACACCATTCACACAAGGCATGAGGAATGGGGCACGGCTGGAGAGGGAACCGGCAGGAGGACTCACTCCTGAGCCCGTTGTCCGTACCCTCACCCCTGCAGTAGTCGGGTCCTGGGCCCAGCCTATGCGGAACTGAACGGGGGGAAGTCTCCCCCAGGGGGCTGCACAGTGCACCCCAGGATCCTCAGCCACGAACTACCTAGGCCTCAGCCTGTGCTATCTCGGTTCCAGCCCTGGTGCCATCTCTTGCtgtgggaccttgggcaagtcacttaacctctctgagcctcagctgctCCCCCGTTCCAGAGTGCACGTCCTTGCAACTGGTGGTGGAGATGACACGAGCAGTCGTGGTGCCGGCTGTACAGCAGGCATGCTGAGGCTGTTAACACATCCTGTGCATTCATGCACCAAAATCTTATAGCCAACCCAGGTGCTGGGGACACTGGGTGCCTCTCGCTATCCTCTCTCACAAGCCTGAGCCCCAGGGTACGTGGAGAATGCTGCCCAGACCTCTTGTGAAACTAGGTCGGAGTAGCATCCTACCTCCAATCACAAGGCTCTGCCCCCTGGGTCAGGCGGAAACTGCTCATGGCTCTGGTAAAGTGGGGAAGGTCGCCACCTGGTGGTCTGAAGGCCCACTTGCATGAACCTGGGCAGGGGGACAGTCAGTAGAGGAAAAGGGGCTCAACCAACAGTCTTGACTCTGGCAAGGACTGTGTCAGACTGTACTATCTCCCTGAAGCCATACAAGCAGCCAATGAAGTAGGACTCACACcctccactttatagatgaggaagctgaagctcagagaggcaagTAACGGAACCTAAGTCACACAGCACCTGGCAAGAGGCAGAAGTGGAAGCCAAGTATGAGAAACTTCTAAAGTCCCTCACTTGCTCTAACTAAGCCATCTGACCAAGCTCCTTTAACCAAGTTTGAACACAGTGAAGGAGACAAAGAAAAGTCAGTGTGCTTTGTAGTTAAGGAAACAGAGTTTCTTTAGAAGGAATTCATTTTAAGATGGCCGTTTccctttaaacacacacaaaaccctaTGCTTTTCATAGATCATGGTTCAGGGAGTgagcattattttaaataattaaggcatcaattaatttaaaaagaacgTGGCCGGCCAGATCCCACGGTGGGGGTCCTTGGCTGTTATCTGTGTGGGATCCTTTTACCAGCAAGGCAATTGTAAGTTGATACATGGCTGGACATTTCTTATTCCAATGATGcaatctttattttaattaataatagaaataataactgATACATTAAGTCTATGATATTATAGATACTATTGCTTAGGACAAGGCTTTTCTCCTAGTTTTAATGAAGGAGATTCACTGTACAGACCAGGCAGCACGCAAAACTTGGGCAACACTGGCTTAGGGCACTGCTCTCTAAGTGAGGACCTCAGGAGGGGGCTGACTTGCCTGCAGTCACAGGGGAGCTGGTGGCACAAAGGGCCAGAAGCTCCTTGCCTGTGGGGGCAGTGGCAGGAAGAGAGCTTTTGGGCTTGTCGGGTGCCCCAAGGAACCCACAGGCCCAGCCTTGGAGGAGAGAGTGGGtgcagggagatagtgaagggggCTGACAAGGGGGGAGCAGGGGGAGAGCCCCTCTTCTGTAATCGGGCTGGAATGGTTCACTCCCCAAGGTCTGCTGTGGGTGTTCAGCAAAGGGCAGTTCCCTTCCCCTGAAGGCTCCCATTAGAAACACCATGCAAACAGATAAACACAGACCAGAGCTGGCCCTCTGCTCAGTCCCAGCTGGGAAAAGCCTGTGGGTGGAGAGGCAAGAAGTGGCGAAAAAAACAGGCAGCCACCAAAGCCCAGTTCCCGGGGTGGCTGTGTTGTGGTgaaccttctttttctctttctttgttgcAATTTGTAATTAGAAGGAGGCTTAGGCtataaataataatgagaaaagttATCTTAAAGTCAGACAAATTGGTAAGATCTGTGGCCATGCcatcattaatatatatatattccataccagtaacttttttttgttttttttttttaaactttaaatctgACGCTCCATCTCCATGGCTTCCCAAGGTGTGCTGAGATAAAGGAAGACTGGGCAGCAACAACCAGCCTAACCGCAGCCGACGCTGCCGTCGGCAACCCCAGTAACAGTCCAGTGCATTCTCCCTGTGAGGAAGGAGACCGATGTTCCCGTCTCACACCTTCACAGCCCAGTCACCCTTGTTACCTCACCCCATCGCCACAGGCCCTGTGGGGCTGGCGGAATGAACGCCCTGGGAGGAGGCACAAGGGGGGCCGGGGGAGGTGCGCCGCCCTGCACGCGGGCGCCGGACGGCAGCAGCCCCAGGCACCCTCCCCACACGCAAGCACAAGCTGGCCACCCCCGCCCCTTCAAGTGGTCCCGGAGAGTCACCAAGCCGAGCTCAGGAAAacggaagaaggaaggagagaccaTTCAAAGGGAGTGGAGAAGAAAAAGCTTTCGGTGAAGCCAGAGCTCGGGCCCTCTTCCCGCTGGCACTCATCGTCAGAGGAGTCTTCGGAGAGGAAGACAGCATAGTGTCGCAAGGGCCTTACgaggctggggcagagggagaCAAGAGAGAAGACCGTTAGGAGGCACCTCAGGACCCCGcgtggtggggagggaaggaggcctGCAGGCCGGTGCCTGACCCTGGCCTCCCTCTGCCGGCCAGGGAGGAAGCTGTCCAGAGAAGGCCCGAGGGGCCCCCACGGTGAGGAAGCTGGTCCCGAACAGAAAAGAAACTGTGGGTTTGCCACCTGTGTCAAGAGCCTTAAATGCATCTATGACCTcatgatttcactttcatttagatACCCCAAACTGTAGCAACAGATTATGCACAAAGATGTCCATTACCACTCTGTTTATAAAATACGAGACAATCTAAATTTCTGCAGTAGGAATCTGGTGAAGTGAATTATGGTACAGTTGGCTGAGTATTATCTTCTCATTAAACTATGTTTATAAAAACCTTCTGTCTCATTTGCTAATGgaaaaatgcatagaaaaaagactggaaaggCAGGTGTCTAAATGTCAACAAAAGCTAGGGGAttttgggtaatttttttttcccttctcccattttttattttcgtGTCTTCTACATTTTCTCCAATGTGCATATCTACTTcaataatcaggaaaaaataaaaaatgaaaaagttaaagAAGAAAGTGAGCCACGTGGAAGAGCACTCGCAAGAAGGCCCTTTTCTGATTAGCGGCCGCTCTCTGGAGTCTCCCTCAGATGCCTCTTCAGAGAGTCTTTTTCATCTGTGATGTGGaaattaaatattcattgttATAAAAAATACATCTCCCTTGTCAGCCACCTGTGAGCTCTACCTCtataaacacaaacacatacacagccCAGAGAAACTCCACGCCGGCTCCTATGAATTATACACTGACCAGGGCGCGTGAGAGGCGTGTGCTCAGGAGAGAGAGGCTGGACCCCACAGCtcttggttcaaatcctggccccaCGGCTGCTGCCCCAACATACAACTGGGGAGCCGGCAGCCCACGCCTCTACCCAGTGCAGAGGGCTGGACGCACACCGAGGGTCTCCTGGGCACTGGTGAAATTTGGAGAGGTACCtcaaacacaggagacacagggatACCTGATCGGGActgtctcctctctccccagacCCCAGCCAGAGCAGTCTCCTTTCTTTGCCTCATATGATGCAAGTCCCTTCTGACTTCATTTCAGGAAGAGGAAACATGTCCAAAAAAGTGCATGGGTACCAGGGCTGGAGGGTAAGTGAGAGACAGCAGCTGTCCCTGGGGGGACTGGGCAAGTGGGCTGTGACCCACCATCCCCGGTGCTAAGACAGTTGTTACCCAAGGATATCTTGTTCTTTCAAATGTGGAATCAAAGCTGGCGCCCAGGGCTGAGGGCCCAGCACGATCACACTTGACCCTTAATTGCCTTGCACTGTCCCTGAAAGTTAGCCAGGCAGAGAGTTTTGTCCTCGTACTGAAGGGGaggttgaggctcagagaggggaattGACTTGCCCAGGGCTGCACAGGGAGGTCACCACTCTCCTCTCCATTCCCAGGCCGCCTTCCCGGGTGTCAGGGACAAGATGCATGTCAGCCCACCAGGACTGGTGGCAGCATGGCCTAGAACGTGCATTTGTCTCTGCTCAGGAGAGAGGGCAGGAAGGTCTGACCCGCAGGAATGTGCCCTGGCCAGCACAGGGGCCAGACTGGGACATAAAATACAGCTCAGCAGAAGGGCCACTTTCCACATGGC
This genomic interval carries:
- the DENND1A gene encoding DENN domain-containing protein 1A isoform X3 — translated: MLKWPILGQVALFQEVLQTLTKFCFPFYVDSLTVSQVGQNFTFVLTDIDSKQRFGFCRLSSGAKSCFCILSYLPWFEVFYKLLNILADYTTKGQESQWNELLETLYKLPIPDPGVSVHLSVHSYFTVPDTRELPSIPENRNLTEYFVAVDVNNMLHLYASMLYERRILIICSKLSTLTACIHGSAAMLYPMFWQHVYIPVLPPHLLDYCCAPMPYLIGIHLSLMEKVRSMALDDVVILNVDTNTLETPFDDLQSLPNDVISSLKSRLKKVSTTTGDGVARAFLKAQAAFFGSYRNALKIEPEEPITFCEEAFVSHYRSGAMRQFLQNATQLQLFKQFIDGRLDLLNSGEGFSDVFEEEINMSEYAGSDKLYHQWLSTVRKGSGAILNTVKTKANPAMKTVYKFAKDHAKMGIKEVKNRLKQKDITENGCAPTTEEQLPKTAPSPLVEAKDPKFREDRRPITVHFGQPQRLRPTRPPPPKIQRSRPVRPPRPHVVKRPKSNITMEARRTSVSSPDHLVRPLRHYAVFLSEDSSDDECQREEGPSSGFTESFFFSTPFEWPQPYRTLKESDSAGDEAESPEQRAREPVGPTPAPHDRAASINLLEDVFSNLDMEVPLQQLGQAKSLEDLRTPKDLREQPGTFDYQRLDLGRSDRSRGTPGALKLAHPHSRLWSLGQDDMAIPSKPPAACPEKPSALLGNSLASPCRPQNQNGLLNPSDKEEVPTPTLGSITIPRPHGRKTPELGIVPPPPTARPAKLQAPGIALGDFLEQLPAERERRAALSSTPFPGLLSSAAPQDPTELLQPLSLAPGAAGSSSDALLALLDPLNTTWSGSSLPPGPTAPNVATPFTPQFSFPPMGTPTPFPQPSLNPFVPPLPATLPTMPLVSAPAGPFGAPPASLGPAFAPSLLLSNSGFCAPHRSQPNLSALSMPNLFGQVPMGTHSLQPLGPPAVAPSRIRTLPLARSSARAAEAKQGLALRPGEPPLLPARPPQGLEPALQPSAPREARDPFEDLLRKTKQDVSSAPAPGSVEQLRKQWETFE